In Carassius auratus strain Wakin chromosome 39, ASM336829v1, whole genome shotgun sequence, a genomic segment contains:
- the LOC113057693 gene encoding SH2 domain-containing protein 4A-like, translating into MLQQILADMYIDPDVLEALNEEQKKILFFKMREEQVRRWKEQEEKEGKEGMKKEKLRQKKGPCKSVSWLLGSDGDVHVCIFGESDELKSPKLILSEPKNKTAAHPNTFNRAKAEPVKCSYYKPSRAQQTSTEPGIQLLLKKPEELSDSTTVSDESKQDSSCDQSAEDTRGQTDDSDSGSAEEDMGLYKSHMSNAETTVADRLRELQLHRAMKEHLSINNMTHPLDTPTPDKGVVKIKDSTLTYSGRVAQLRKNFNTTNAPRVKPPIPSKPTHLLASPSVR; encoded by the exons ATGCTGCAGCAAATCCTCGCTGATATGTACATCGACCCTGATGTACTAGAGGCCTTAAATGAGGAACAGAAGAAGATACTGTTCTTCAAAATGAGAGAGGAACAAGTCAGGCGCTGGAAGGAGCAAGAAGAGAAGGAGGGCAAGGAAGggatgaaaaaagaaaagctcCGGCAAAAGAAAG GCCCTTGTAAAAGTGTGAGCTGGCTGCTCGGCAGTGACGGTGACGTGCATGTGTGTATCTTTGGAGAATCGGACGAGCTCAAATCTCCAAAACTCATTCTGTCCGAGCCGAAAAACAAAACTGCGGCCCACCCCAATACTTTCAACAG AGCAAAAGCCGAACCTGTGAAGTGCAGCTACTacaaacccagcagagcacaACAAACCAGCACAGAGCCAGGGATCCAGCTACTGCTcaag AAACCGGAGGAGCTGAGTGATTCCACGACAGTCTCAGATGAGTCTAAGCAGGACAGCAGTTGTGATCAGTCAGCTGAGGACACCAGGGGCCAAACAGATGACTCAGACTCAGGCAGTGCGGAGGAGGACATGGGCCTTTACAAATCACATATGAGCAATGCAGAGACAACAGTAGCAGACAGACTCAGAGAGCTTCAACTGCACAGAGCGATGAAAGAGCATCTGTCAATCAACAACATGACACACCCACTGGACACACCCACACCAGACAAAG GGGTGGTGAAAATTAAGGATAGCACTCTGACATACAGCGGCCGTGTGGCTCAGCTCAGGAAGAACTTCAACACCACTAATGCCCCACGTGTCAAACCACCAATCCCCAGCAAGCCCACACACCTACTGGCCTCCCCTTCTGTAAGATAA